One window of Cherax quadricarinatus isolate ZL_2023a chromosome 18, ASM3850222v1, whole genome shotgun sequence genomic DNA carries:
- the LOC128689388 gene encoding U-scoloptoxin(01)-Cw1a-like produces MSRLALVAVLVLASVATARMPYQLPADVEQYLSSPIQTTFSCDNLPYGYYADVDNNCELFHVCFPVADEIGALVETAHFTFACGNETVFDQESLVCSHKDLSFPCSEARTLYELSNSEFFRIPEDI; encoded by the coding sequence ATGTCCCGCTTAGCACTGGTCGCGGTCCTCGTCTTGGCCTCCGTCGCCACTGCTCGCATGCCCTACCAGTTACCTGCGGACGTGGAACAGTACTTATCGTCTCCCATCCAGACCACCTTCTCCTGCGACAACTTACCCTACGGCTACTACGCCGACGTAGACAACAACTGCGAGCTCTTCCACGTGTGCTTCCCCGTCGCTGATGAGATCGGTGCCTTGGTGGAGACGGCGCACTTTACCTTCGCGTGTGGCAATGAGACCGTCTTCGACCAGGAGTCCCTTGTTTGCTCCCACAAGGACCTCTCTTTTCCTTGTTCGGAGGCGCGAACCCTCTACGAACTCTCCAACTCTGAGTTCTTCAGGATCCCCGAGGACATATAA